A genomic region of Trifolium pratense cultivar HEN17-A07 linkage group LG3, ARS_RC_1.1, whole genome shotgun sequence contains the following coding sequences:
- the LOC123917665 gene encoding protein RETICULATA-RELATED 4, chloroplastic-like: MSIAFSFLPPSSHSLSSQSPSIPKSIPSFSFSPSSLRLRLTPSPSLRINHRTDPLFILHSSDSTGGGSFGGHDDGGSFGGHGGGGGDGKGNDGHGDGGESNDGDGHGHGGVNEVLLLLAQAGRSLESLPADLANAIKEGKIPASVVARFLELEKSPFMRWLLQFAGFKERLLADDLFLAKVGMECGVGVFTKTAAEYDRRRENFFNELEIVFCDVIMAILADFMLVYLPAPTVSLRPPLGVSAGAITKFFHNCPDNAFQVALSGTSYSFLQRIGAIVRNGSKLFAVGTASSLIGTAVTNAAINAKKAVNKASAEEIENVPILSTSAAYGVYMAVSSNLRYQVLAGIIEQRLLEPLLHQHKLVLGALCFAARTGNTYLGSLLWVDYARWIGVQ; encoded by the exons atGTCGATCGCTTTTTCCTTCCTTCCTCCTTCCTCCCATTCTCTTTCCTCTCAATCTCCTTCCATTCCTAAATCCATCCCTTCCTTTTCCTTCTCTCCATCTTCCCTCCGTCTCCGTCTAACTCCCTCTCCTTCTCTCCGCATCAATCACCGCACAGATCCTCTCTTCATTCTCCATTCCAGTGATTCCACCGGCGGTGGTTCATTCGGCGGTCACGACGACGGTGGTTCATTTGGTGGTCACGGTGGCGGCGGCGGTGATGGAAAAGGTAATGACGGACACGGTGACGGCGGAGAAAGCAATGATGGAGATGGACATGGACACGGCGGAGTGAATGAGGTGCTTTTGTTGTTGGCGCAAGCAGGTAGGTCGTTGGAGAGTTTGCCGGCAGACCTAGCTAATGCTATCAAAGAAGGTAAGATTCCTGCATCTGTTGTTGCGAGGTTTCTGGAGCTTGAGAAGTCTCCTTTTATGCGGTGGTTGCTTCAGTTTGCTGGTTTTAAGGAGCGTCTTCTCGCTGATGATCTTTTCCTTGCTAAGGTCGGCATGGAGTGCGGCGTTGGCGTCTTCACCAag ACTGCTGCTGAGTATGATCGCCGGAGAGAGAACTTTTTCAATGAGCTGGAAATTGTGTTCTGTGATGTG ATCATGGCTATACTCGCAGATTTCATGCTAGTGTATCTACCTGCACCTACTGTTTCTCTTAGACCACCACTTGGAGTTAGTGCAGGGGCTATTACCAAGTTTTTCCACAACTGCCCAGATAATGCATTCCAG GTTGCTCTATCTGGAACATCATATTCCTTCTTGCAGAGAATTGGTGCAATTGTG CGTAATGGGTCCAAGCTTTTTGCAGTTGGAACTGCTTCATCACTG ATTGGGACAGCTGTGACAAATGCCGCAATTAACGCAAAGAAGGCTGTTAATAAGGCTTCTGCGGAGGAAATTGAAAATGTTCCTATACTGTCTACCAGTGCTGCTTATGGTGTCTATATGGCAGTTTCTAGCAATCTCAG GTACCAAGTTCTTGCTGGAATTATTGAGCAAAGGCTTTTGGAACCTTTGTTGCACCAGCACAAGCTTGTACTCGGTGCTCTTTGCTTTGCTGCTCGGACCGGAAATACATATTTGGGTTCATTATT ATGGGTGGATTATGCTCGTTGGATAGGGGTTCAGTAG